The DNA window GGATGCGCTTTGTAACGTCGATTCCGGCCACGAACGGGTTTGCCGCGACGACTTCCCGGTGGCAGAACGGTGGGGTGAAGAAGTGGATTGCCATGACGATCGCGCTGGCGGCCGTCGCCGATGCGGAAAGCCCGCCGAAGCGGATTGTCGGAACGCAGGGGACCGGCGTGGTCGAGCGGGGCTTTTTCGATGACAAGGACGCGTGGAAGCCGGGTGACCCGGCGGCGTGGAAGTGGGAGGAGCGAGAGGGCGAGCGGGTCCTGTGCCTGGTGAAGCAGAGCAAGGTGAAGCCGCCGGTGCGCTCGCCGTTCAATCTGATCTGGTTCGAAAAGAAGAGCTGGGAGGGCTTCGATCTGCAGGTCGAGGTGCGCTTGACCAAGTTCGACAAGGGCAACAACGACCTGTGCGTGGCGTTCGCCGGGAAAGGGCCGCAGGAGTTCTACTACGCGCATCTCGGCGAGAAGGCGGATCAGGTGCATCACCAGATCCATCTTGTGAACCATGCCGACCGCAAACCGATCACTGTCTGGCGGAGCGAGGGCACGCCTTGGAAGGAAGGAACGTGGCACAAGTTGCGGGTCGTGCATCGTCCGGCTACCGGTGAGATCGCCGTCATGTTCGACGGCGAGTCGGTGCTGACGGCCGCCGACAAGACCCTGACCGGCGGGAAGATCGGCCTCGGGTCATTTGACGACACCGGCGAGTTCCGGCGGATCATCATCCGCTGAGTGCGGAAGACGCCACCATTCCTAGTCCCGAAGCGCCAACCTCCCTAGTCCCGAAGGGACGTCGGCAGTTAGCCACGGGGTTCACCCCGTGGAACGAGGTCGGCAAGATGATTGAGCCCCGGCAGGGGCGTAGGCGAACTCCCGGGATCTTCTCACGCTCCGCCGACGCGCCTTCGGCGCTTGGATATTTCGCTCCCGGGACCACGGGGTGAACCCCGTGGCTAAACGCCTTCGCCCCTTCGGGGCTGAAGATCGCGCTTTTCAGTCCCCCTGCTTCTTCAGCCACTTGCGGGTCAGCGGGCCAAAGTAGGCCTTCTCCGAAATGTCGGTGAGCAGCATGCCGCCGGGGCCGAAGAACTTCCACTCGTGGCAGCCGTAGCAGAGCTGCAGCACGCGGCGGGAGCCGTCGGTCCAGACGACCGCGTAGTCCGGATGGAATCCGGCGCACTTCTCCTTCGGCCCCCATGCCTGGTGAGACTTCGGCTGGCAGTAGAGTTTGAGGACCTCGTCGATGCTTTCGCGCGGCACGTCGACCGGCTCCTTGAAGAACTTGAAGCCCTCGATTTCCACCCAGCCGCCCTTCTCGACCTGCCTGTTGTAGGTTGATGTCTGGGCCTGCGGGTGGGCGAGACCGCGGTAGACCACGGCATTCGAGGTGTTTCCGAAGTCGATGCACGCCTGGGTGCGGGCGCGCTCCTCGATCGGTCGCAGGTCGATGCCGCCGGACCAGCAGGTCGGACCGGCGCAGGAGGCGAGCAAGGCGATCGGGAGGAGAAGCAGCAGGGATTTCATGGATACGACTCAATCGCGAACCGGCGCGCGGCGCAAAGCTTTTGAAGTGGCACTCCCGCAGCAGGCCCGGAAATTCTCATGTTTCTCTCATCCGGAACGTGGTGGAATTTCCGCTGACCGATGCGCTGCCTGCTGGTTGAGGATTACGCCCCCCTGCGTGAGAACGTGGCCGAATGCCTGCGGGAGGACGGCTACGTCGTGGATGCGAGCGCGACGGGCGACGAGGGGCTCTGGTACGCGCGGAACCATCCGTACGACGTGATCCTGCTCGACATCATGCTGCCGGGGGTGGACGGACTGACCATCCTGAGGAAGTTGCGCGAGCTGCAGGACAAAACGCCGGTGCTGGTGATCAGCGCGCGTGACTCGGTCGACCAGCGGGTCGAGGGGCTGGATGCCGGTGCCGACGACTATCTGGTCAAGCCCTTCGCGTTGGCCGAGCTTGCGGCCCGCACCCGTGCGCTGCTGCGCCGCCGCTACGACCACGAGTCGCCATTGCTCCGTGTCGGGGATCTGGAAATCGACACGGTCACGAGGCAGGTGTCCCGTGCCGGTTCGGCGATCCCGTTGACCCCGCGCGAATACGGGTTGCTCGAGTATCTCGCCCACCGCACGGGGCAACCGGTGAGCCGCACGGATATCTGGGAACATGTGTACGAGGACCAGGAGGGAGGTTCCAGCAACACGGTCGATGTCTACATCGGCTACCTGAGGAAGAAGCTGAATGCCGGCGGCCGGGATGAGCTCATCCACACCCGCCGCGGCTTCGGCTACGTGCTTTCGACCGAGCCATGAAGCATCCGTCGATGCGCGTCCGGCTGATGGTCGGCACCGGTCTTGCGGTGAGCGTGGTGCTGCTCGTTTCGCTGGTCATCATTTATCAGTCGGTCTCGCGGATGCTGCGCAAGGAAGTGCGGCTTCAGTTGCTCAACAGCGCGTCACTGCTGATGAAGTCATCGGAGTTGGAGCCGGGTGGGGTGGTTTACGAGTGGCACGAGGCTCTGGAGTCGGACGACACGACGGGGGTGCTCGGGTTGTTCCAGTTCTGGGACCAGAACAGCGGAACGACGGCCGGGTCGCCGGCGCTCGGCGGCGAATCGATCGAACGTTTCCATGGCGAGCTGAACCAGCCGGTGCTCAAACCGATCACCTTGCCGGACGGCCGCCCCGCCATGGCGGTCGGTGTGTTGCATCTTCCCTTCCTCGACGGGGAGGGCCTTGAGGAGATGAAGCGCCTCGGGAAAGTACTACAGCCGCAGGATTTTCCCCAGGTGCTCGTCTGTGCCCGGGAAACCCGATCTCTGGATCAGAAGCTTGGCCGATTCCGCGGTCACCTGATCCGTGCGGGTGCGGCCACTCTGATCGCGATCTGGGTTTCGGTGGGCTGGATCACCCGGCGGACGCTGCGGCCGATCGACGAGCTGGCGGAGCGTCTTGATCGTCGCTCCCGCGAGGACGAAGGTCCGGTGCCGCCGATTCCCGACGGGATGCCGGTGGAACTCACGGCGCTGGCCGGTGCCTTCAACCGCACGCTGGAGAGGGTCGAGGCCGCCCGAGAGCGCGAGCGTCGCTTCGCCCTGCACGCCGCGCATGAGTTGCGCACTCCTATTTCAGGCCTCCAGGCGATCCTTGAGCAGGCGGTTAGTCGGCCGCGTGATGCCGACGAACTTACCAAGCGGATCGAATCCGCCCTCGGTGTCGCATCCGGCATGCGCGGCACGGTCCACACCCTGATGCGGCTCGCCCGGATCCGCGGTGGGCTCGAGCAGGGGGTGAGCGAGCCGTTCGACCCGGCGTTGGCGGTCCGCGAGACGCTGGACGAGGCGAAGGAGCGCTTCGAAGACCGAGGGATCGAACTGGCCAGTTCGATCCCCGATGGGGCGCACGCACTTGATGGTGATCCGGAGCTGTTCCGTCTGGTGGTCGGCACCTTGGTCGACAATATGGTTCGACATGCACCTTCCGGTTCGGAGGCAAGGGTGTCTGCGGACGAGGGAGCGTCCGGGTTCCGAGTCGTGATGACGAACCGTGCCGATGGACTTGCCCCTGAAGAACTGCCGCGCTTGTTCGAACCCTTCCAACGCGGCGAGGCATCGGTCGGTCACGAAGGTTCCGGCCTCGGGCTCAGCCTTGCGCGGGAGGTGGTGCTTGCGATGGGTGGCGCTATTGACCTTCGGCTGCGTGACGAAGACCTCTTCGAGGTGGAGGTGAACTTTTCCCGCTGAATTTCGCGGTTCTCACGATTCTCTCACTTCGGGTGGTTAGGATGGCGTCACCGTTCGATGAAAGCCGTCGCATCCACCCAACCGCTATCGCCCCTTTCCGTGGTTCGGACCGCCGAGACCACCGACCGCGTGTTCGACACGCCGGACGAGAATGTCGCCGACTTCCGGTTCGGCGCGAAGGTCGCCTCGGTCTTCGACGACATGGTCAGCCGCTCAGTACCCTTCTATGGGGAGATGCAGCGGATGATCGCCGAAATGGTCGGCGACTACGCGGTGCCCGGCTCCAACGTTTATGATCTCGGTTGCTCGACCGGCACCACCTTCCTAGGCATCGACGGGAAGGTGGCGCCGGCCGTCAAATTCGTCGGCGTCGACAACTCGAGCGAGATGCTCGACAAGTGCCGCACCAAGCTTTCCGCAGCCGGCATCACCCACGAGGTCGAGCTGGTGAATGCCGATCTCAACGGCGGCGTGCGCATCGAAAACGCCTCGGTGGTGATGCTGGTGCTCACCCTGCAGTTCGTCCGCCCGCTCTACCGCGACAAGCTGATCGCGGACATCCTCGAAGGCATGAACGAGAACGGCGCCTTGATCCTCGTCGAGAAGGTCATCGGCGAGGACTCGCTCTTCAACCGCCAGTTCATCAAGTACTACTACGACCTGAAAAGGCGCCACGGCTACAGCGAGCTTGAGATCTCGCAGAAGCGCGAGGCGCTGGAGAACGTGCTCATTCCCTACAAGCTTCTCGAGAACCGCGAGATGCTGCTCAGGGCCGGCTTCCGCTACTGCGACACCTTCTTCAAGTGGTACAACTTCACCGGAATGATCGCCGTCAAATGAAGGTCCGGCTCGGTAACTTCCTCTATCACTACCGGAACGTCCTGTTTCCGTTGGTGTACTCGCTTCTCTTCATCAAGGGACCGCTTCTGGTAGGCGACTACCGGATCGCAGCACTGGCCGGTTTCGCCATCGCAAGCGCCGGCCAGTTGCTGCGAGGGGTCACGGTGGGGCTGGATTACATCAAGCGCGGAGGCAAGAACCGCATGCCCTACGCCGACGACCTGGTGACCGGCGGGCTTTTCAGCCACTGCCGAAACCCGCTCTATGTCGGCAACCTGACGATCCTACTCGGCGCGGGTGTCGCGTCGAACTCGCTGCTCTTCCTTACGGCCGGCATGGCCTTCTTCCTGTTCGCCTATTCGTGCATCGTGGCGGCGGAGGAGAACTTCCTGCGCGGCAAGTTCGGCGACGTCTTCGATCGGTATTGTTCGGAGGTCGGCCGCTTCACCCTCAATCCGAAGGGACTCGCCGAAACGATGCGCTCGATGCGCTTCAACTGGCGTCGCCTGGTGAGCGCGGAGTACAACTCGGCTTTCATCTGGATCGTCGCCGCTTCGGTCGGGGTACTGCAGAACGCATGGCTTGCCGGTGACATGGCTGGTTTCACCGCATCGGCGGCCGAGGGCATCTTGGCGCTCGCCGTGATCGGCTACGCAGTCGCGCGCGTCCTGAAGAAAACCGGACGGCTTCGCCAGTCCGTTGCGGAGCCGACCGGCGAGGCAGCCCGGGCCTGAGTTGTTATCCGAGCCGTGCCTCGGTGCCGGGCTCCCATTTCAGGCCCCAGTCGCGGATGGCAAGCAGGAGCGGCTTGAGCGATTCGCCTTTCTTGGTGAGGGCGTAAGCGAAGCGCTTCGAGCCATCTTCGGCGGGCACCTTCTCGATCACTCCACCCTCGGTCAGCCGGGTGAGCCGGTCGCTGAGGATGTTGGTCGGGATCCCTTCCGGCGAGCCGGCGAAGTCCTTGAACCTCGATCGACCGAGCATCAGGTCGCGGATGACGAGCAGCGTCCAGCGGTCGCCGAACAGATCGAGCGCGCAGGCGACCGGACAGGGAGAACGGCGTTCGGGGGACTCGGGCTTGTTGCGGGCTGCCATGCCCGAGGCTCGCATTCATAAACTTGCATTTCAAAAGTAAAATAACTTGCGAAATGCAAGTGAGTGGGTAGGGGTTTCTCCATGTCTGTGGTCACCGAACCGAAACTAGCCGCTCCTGGAGCGGGATTGCCTGCGATGGAGCTGATGATCGCCCGGATCATGTTCGGGCGAAAACGGAAGTCGGGATCCCGCGATGGATTTGACCGGGAGTTTCACAAAGAGCGGGAGCTGATCCGGAAGCGGGTTGCATCCTGTGATCCGTCGCGGCGAGGCGAGCGGGTGCTCATCAAACGCCTGCGTGGCTTGGAAGACAGCAGTCGGAACTGGTCGGTGTGGATGACGCTTGATCACCTCCGCATCTGCAACGGGGTGTTCGCGGCAGTGATCGGCGGTTTGAGTCGCGGGCAAGTTCCCGAGAAGGAAGCCAGCACCGCGGATGTGAAGCCGTCGCCCGAGGTGGGTGAAGAGATCGAGGCATCGTATGGGGCATCTTGTGATGCGTTGTTGTCGGCGGTCGGCGCGGTGAGCGATCTCGCAACGGATGAGCGCTACGCCCATCCATGGTTCGGGCCGCTCGATGCGGCCGGCTGGCATGCCTTGTCCGCGCTCCACATGGGCATCCACCGTCGGCAGATCGAGAAGATCATCGAGGGGTTGGGTTAGCGTATCGCTCAGCCCCGAGGGGCGCGGATGATGTTGGCGCACCTTGAGAACATGCACCGACGACCTACTCTGCCTACGCCCCTCCGGGGCTTGGATTCCACTCCGGTCCGACATCCCCGGGGTGAACCCCGGGGCTAAGTGCCTGCGCCCCTCCGGGGCTTTGAGCACGAGTGGGGTCGCCTACTTGGCCTCCAGATCCGCGAAGATGCCGGTGCCGGCGCGGACGGAGATCTTCTGGTTCTTGGCGTAGGCCCGACCGGCGGCTGACCGGATCGCTGTGCGGTTGCCGCCCTTGCGCCATGACTCGATGGCATCGTGAAGGATGAAGGAGCCCGGATACATCAGTTGCCGAGTAAGAAGCAGAGGCTCCGAGCTCATCCGTTCGAGGCGTGGAGTGAAGTAGCTCTCGCTGAGGCAGCACAGCGCGATGGTTGCGGTCGGGTTGTTTTCGACGGGCTTCGGCTTCGGCAACTGGAGTTCCATGAAGCCGTTGTGACCGATGAATGCGACGAGCGCGTGCTCCTTCGATGCCACCGCCGCTTCGAAGTCGAGGAGGCACTTCTTCATCTCCGCACCGCGATAGGCATCGGCGGTCAGGACGAGGCCCCCGTCAGCGTGCCGGAACTTGAGGCGCCGCAGGATTCCGGGTGCGGGATTCTTCACCGCGTCCACGGTCTTCCACTTGCTGCTGCGCTTGAAGTAGGACGCCAGACCGTCGTCGCATCCCCAGTAAAGGTTTCCCTCCGGGTCGTCGCCATTCCCGATCTTCTCGCCCACCTTGACGATTCCCTGGGTGGCATTGTCGCAGAGCGCGACGAATACCCGGATCGACTTCTCTTCGTCCGCCTTGAGCGAGACGCCCGAAATGAGAAACACGACCATTAGTAGCATTTTCATGGTTGTGGCGAGATTACCCGTCTTGACCTCGATGTCGATGTGCTCGTTGGCTGCTGACCAACGGCTCGGTCAGGTGACTGTAGTGACGCTTGAAGAGCCGGATGTGGCGGTAGCGCCAGTAGATGGTGTATTCGAAACCGAAATCCTTATCGATCTCGACCAAGCGATGGGGAGCGGTGTCGAGAAGCGGCACGATCGCCTGGGTGTAGGCCCATGGGCCCGTGACGAGGAGGACTGCTCGCTGACCGATGCCGTCGCGGGACTCGTCGTAGTTGAGAATGTTTCCGAGCACCAAGAGGATCGCGGCACGGAGGAACGGGTGGCCGGCCGCGGCCACGATGTGCCACTGCTGGAATTCGCCGAGCGCCGGAATTCCGGGTGTGTCGGTGATTCCCCACTCGGGGAAACGCTGCTGGTTCCAGTGGGAGAGCACGTAGGATTCGTCCGGCCTTAAGACCTGGTCCAGCGGCTCTTTTGCGGTGCTCTTGATGTCGAGGTAGACGCCGCCTTCGGCATACATCAGGAGGTAGCGGAAGAGGTCGGCCCGGGCGGCGCCGTAGGCCGGCCGGATCATCCGGTAGATCCCCAGCACCCGGTCGCCGTAGCGGGCATCGATCCAGCGTTCGATGTCTGCATCGCTGAAAACCCGGTGGCTCCATCCGGGATTGCGTTCCCGCATTCGGCGGATGTTGCGGAGGATCTTCCGCGGCAGGCGTTCCGGGTCCGCACAGGTCTGGTAGATGCGCTTCGGGATGCCGGTTGTCGGCTCGAACGCCGGAAGCTCGATATCCGGCATGCTTGGTGAATTGTCGCGATCGGAAGCTTCGGTCATGGCATCAGGGACCGCTGCCTCATCCCTTTGCCGGAGCCTCGATGATGCCTTCCTCGGTCTCCTGCTTGAGACGGAGCTGGCCGCAGGCGGCATCGATGTCGTGACCCTTCTCCAAGCGCAGCGTGGCGGACACGCCAGCGTTCTTGAGGATGTCGCGGAAGGCGCGGCACTGCGCTTCGGAAGGGCGGACCCAGTCGAGGCCCTCGACGGTGTTGTAGGGGATCAGGTTGACCTTGGCTTTCAGGCGACGGGCGTGGCTGGCGAGGATACGGGCTTGCTCGAGGTCGTCGTTGACGTTCTCGATGAGGATGTACTCCAGCGTCAGGTGCTGCTTCTTACGGGAGTTCCAGTAGTCGAGTGCCTCGAAGAGCTCGGCGGTCTTCCACTTCTTGTTCACCGGCATGATCCGGTCGCGGACCTCGTCGGTGGCGCCGTGAAGGGAAATCGCCAGGCGAATCTGCTGCGGGTGGTCGGCCAGCTTCCGGATCTGCGGCACCAGACCCGAGGTGGAAATCGTCAGGTGGCGCGCACCGAGATGAAGTCCCCACTCCGAAGTGATGATCTCGATCGCCGCCATCAACCGGTCGAAGTTGGCGAAGGGTTCGCCCATGCCCATGAAGACCAGGTTGTCGACCCGCTCGCCGGAGAGCCACTCGGCGGCCAGCACCTGCCCGGCGATCTCGGCGGGTTCCAGATTCCGCGAAAAGCCGGCGAGTCCCGAGGCACAGAATTTGCAGCCGTAGGCGCAGCCGACCTGGGACGAAACGCAGAGCGTGCGGCGATCGGAGCGCTCGCCGTAGAGGGCCGGATTGGCCGGGATGAGGACCGACTCGACATAGCGGCCGTCGTGGAGCTTGAAGAGGAACTTGCGGGTGGTGTCGGCGCTGCCTTGGGTTCGCGAGTGCTCGAGCGCGTGCAGACGGTGGGTCTCGGCGAGCCTGTCCCGCAGCGCGGCCGGCAGGTTGGTCATTTCCTCAAACGTCCCGGCCTTTTTCTTCCAGACCCAGTCGAGGATCTGCCCGGCCCGGAACGCGGGCTGGCCCCAGTCGGCCATCAGGGCGGAAAGGTCGTCAATCGAGAGGCCGGTCAGGGCGGGGAGCACGCGGGAGGGTGGAATATCGAACATCGAACGTCCAACTTTGAAGATTGAGGGCCGTGGGGCTCCGGATGCCCGGAATCCCGCCTCGGGCGCGGACACAGCGGGAACTCGACAGATTGTGGGCGAGAATCGAAAACGCCCGAGGCATGAACAACATTCATAACAAATGGCGATTGGTTGCGGGATTGCTCATGGCATCGGTCCTTCCGGCCATGGCTCAGGAGGCTCCGACGGCCCCGGATAGTGGGGATACCGCATGGATGCTGGTTTCCACGGTGCTGGTGCTGCTGATGACGCTGCCGGGCCTGGCGCTGTTCTACGGCGGGCTGGTCCGCGGCAAGAACGTGCTGAGCATCTTGGTCCAGTGCTTCGTGATGGCGGCACTGATGAGCGTGCTGTGGATCACCTTCGGTGCCAGTTTCGCCACCGGCAGCGACGAGAACCTGTTCATCGGCGATTCGTCGAAGCTGATGCTCGGGCACATGACGGCCGACACGCTGAACGGAACGATCCCGGAGAGCGTGTGGCTGACCTTCCAGATGACCTTCATCATCATCACCCCGGCGCTGATGGTCGGTGCCTTCGCCGAGCGGATGAAATTCTCGGCGATGCTGATTTTCACCACCCTCTGGACGATCCTGTCCTATCTGCCCGTCTGGCACATGGCCTGGGGCGGCGGTTTGTTCCACGACTGGGGCGTGCTTGACTTCGCCGGCGGCACGGTGGTCCACATCAATGCGGGGATCGCCGGTCTGGTGGCCTGCATCATGGTCGGCCGGCGTCGCGGCTACCCGGGGCCCAACCTGGTCCCCCACAACGTTCCGTTCACCGTGATGGGGGCGGGGCTGCTGTGGGTCGGCTGGTTCGGCTTCAATGCCGGCTCGGCCTGCGCGGCGGATGCATCGGCCGGGATGGCGATGCTTACCACCCACGCGGCGACCGCGGCCGCGGTGCTGGTGTGGATGGGCATGGAATGGATGATCCAGAAGAAGCCAACCGCGGTCGGTGTGGCGACGGGTGCCGTGGCCGGACTGGTGGCGGTCACCCCGGCGGCGGGATCGACCACGGTCGGTGGCGCGCTGGCGATCGGCGCGATCTCGAGCTTCGTCTGTTACTTCACCGCGACCAAACTGAAGCACGCGTTGAAGTTCGATGACTCCCTCGACGTCTTCGGGGTGCACGGAGTCGGCGGGATCGTCGGTGCCATCCTCACCGGGGTCTTCGTCCGCGAAGGGATCCTTGAGGAAGGTGTGACCACGGCCCAGCAGACCTGGGCGCAAACGCTGAGCGTGCTGGTCACCATCGGCTGGAGCGCGGTCGCGGCCTTCATCGCGCTGGGTGTGGCCAAGGTGGTCACCGGCCTGCGGGTCAGCGAGGATGTCGAAGTTGGCGGACTCGACCGCTCCGAGCACGGTGAGGAAGCCTACAACAGCGAGGGCTGATCCGGAGTTTTCCCCAAGCCTCCCGTGGCTCCGGCTGCGGGAGGCTTTTTCGTTCCGACTCAGCGGATGGGCGCCGGTTCCGGGCCTTCGTCGGTGGGTGTGACCTTCGAAATCGTGCCGTCGGCCGCGAAGCTGATCTTCTGGATCGAGCATTGGCGCTGGCCGGTGAGTGGCGGCTCGTTCTTGGTCGATGGCCAGTAGTGGTAGCAGATGTACCATTGCTTGGTGCCGGGGTGCTGGAAAAACGAATGGTGGCCCGGCCCCTTGTGCGACTCGCCCGAGTTGAGGATCGCGCCCCGGTACTTCCACGGTCCGACCGGCGAGCTACTGGTAGCATAGTGGACCGAGTAGTTCGGGTTGTTCCAGCCGCCGTGGCTGTAGGAGAGGTAGTAGGTGCCGTCGATCTCGTGCATGAAGGCGCCCTCGGTGAACTCCGGAGGCGTCGCGACCTCGACCTCCTCGCCGAGCTCAATGAGATTCGGCTTCAGCTTCCACACCCGCAGCTTCGCGCCGTTCGATCCGCCGGCGTAGAAGTAGGCCGTGCCGTCCTTGTCTTGGAAAACCATCGGGTCGATCGCCTCGAAGCCGTTGCCTCCTGTCAGCAGCGGCTTGCCGATGTCCTTGAACGGGCCGGCGGGATGGTCCGCCACCGCGACGCCGATGCGGCTGGGGGTCGGATTCTGGGGGCCGACCGAGAAGTAGAAGTAGTATTTCCCGTCCTTCTCGGTGATCCCCGGCGCCCACAGCCAGTGGTTCCTGGCGCCGTCGTCCTTGATCCACGAAATATCGGCCATTTTCAGGATCGGCTCGCTGGCTTTCCAGTCGACCAGGTCGGGCGACGAGTAGGCGACGAAGTCAAAAGAGTGGAACTGGGCCTTGGGGTCCGAGGCGTGGGTCGGGTAGGCCCAGAACTTGCCGTCGAAGACCGCGACGTGCGGATCGGCGCCGGGGAAGACCGGATTGGCTTGGCAGATCGCGGTCAGAACGAAGGCGACGCCGAGGCGTAGGGAGTGGCGGCTGGGTTGTTTCATGGGCTCCGAATGAACGGTCCGGGCGGGGAAATGGTTTAGGGGGAATCTGGCGAGCGGGCCATCTGTTCCCAGCTGCAATTTCCGGAGCGCGACCCGCGGAATGCCAGATCGGCGGACCCGACCTCTCCAAGCATGGTGAGGAAGCCTCCAACAGGGAGGGCTGATCCGGAGTTTTGCCAAGCCTCCCGTGGCTCCGACTCAGCGGACGGGCGATTCTCCAGAGGCGTCGGTCAAGCCCGGCGCCTGCGCAAAAGCAGCACGCCACCGAAGGCGGCGAGAACGAAAGCCGACGGCTCCGGCACCGGATCGTAGCGGGTATCGGCGCCCGAGAGGCGCATCATCCGGCCGACGCCGGACCCGTAGCCGGAGGTCAGGTCGGTCGTCGACTGGTGGGCCTGACCGCTGCCGGTATTCAGCATCTCCATCACGAAGTCCGACCCTGGCTCGACATTGACGATGGCGAGAAAGTAGGTGCCGTCCGCGAGAACGATCTCCGTGTCGAGGTCGACCTGATAGGTGAACCGTCGAACGGTCGGATTGATCCGGGTCCGGTTGTAGAGGGTGGTCTCGCTTTCCGCGACCAGCGAGCCGGGTCCGCCGGCGGGTCCGTTTGGCAGGAGGATGGCAATGGCGAAGTCCGGGAGGAAGGCATCGCTGGAGTCCTGTCCCGTGAACTCGATCGACCGGAGGGTGCCGCCCGAGGTGGTGACGGTGGCGGCGAGGAAAATGTCGGGTCCGCCCGGTCCGTATTCCAGATCCGCAGCCATGGTGGCGTTGGTCGTGTAGCTGGGCGCGCCGTTGAGGATCGTGGCTGCCTCCGTGGTGAGCGAGGAGCCGAATACGATGGCGGTGACCGCGAGGAGGGAGGAGGGGAATCGCATGGGGTGCTGCGATCTGCTAACAGCTTTGGACGAGGCGCGTCAAGTTCAGCGGAGCAGCGATCGAAACCGTGCATCATGCAACCCGCCCCCGATGAAGGAGCTGTTCCGAGAAGCTCACTTCAGGAAGGCGGCGGGCGACAAGATTCTCAGTGAAATACGAGAGACTTAGTAGCAGATCCTCGCGCCACCACGGGGCGATGGCCTGCATGCCGATCGGG is part of the Haloferula helveola genome and encodes:
- a CDS encoding family 43 glycosylhydrolase encodes the protein MKQPSRHSLRLGVAFVLTAICQANPVFPGADPHVAVFDGKFWAYPTHASDPKAQFHSFDFVAYSSPDLVDWKASEPILKMADISWIKDDGARNHWLWAPGITEKDGKYYFYFSVGPQNPTPSRIGVAVADHPAGPFKDIGKPLLTGGNGFEAIDPMVFQDKDGTAYFYAGGSNGAKLRVWKLKPNLIELGEEVEVATPPEFTEGAFMHEIDGTYYLSYSHGGWNNPNYSVHYATSSSPVGPWKYRGAILNSGESHKGPGHHSFFQHPGTKQWYICYHYWPSTKNEPPLTGQRQCSIQKISFAADGTISKVTPTDEGPEPAPIR
- a CDS encoding PEP-CTERM sorting domain-containing protein; the protein is MRFPSSLLAVTAIVFGSSLTTEAATILNGAPSYTTNATMAADLEYGPGGPDIFLAATVTTSGGTLRSIEFTGQDSSDAFLPDFAIAILLPNGPAGGPGSLVAESETTLYNRTRINPTVRRFTYQVDLDTEIVLADGTYFLAIVNVEPGSDFVMEMLNTGSGQAHQSTTDLTSGYGSGVGRMMRLSGADTRYDPVPEPSAFVLAAFGGVLLLRRRRA
- a CDS encoding ammonium transporter encodes the protein MAQEAPTAPDSGDTAWMLVSTVLVLLMTLPGLALFYGGLVRGKNVLSILVQCFVMAALMSVLWITFGASFATGSDENLFIGDSSKLMLGHMTADTLNGTIPESVWLTFQMTFIIITPALMVGAFAERMKFSAMLIFTTLWTILSYLPVWHMAWGGGLFHDWGVLDFAGGTVVHINAGIAGLVACIMVGRRRGYPGPNLVPHNVPFTVMGAGLLWVGWFGFNAGSACAADASAGMAMLTTHAATAAAVLVWMGMEWMIQKKPTAVGVATGAVAGLVAVTPAAGSTTVGGALAIGAISSFVCYFTATKLKHALKFDDSLDVFGVHGVGGIVGAILTGVFVREGILEEGVTTAQQTWAQTLSVLVTIGWSAVAAFIALGVAKVVTGLRVSEDVEVGGLDRSEHGEEAYNSEG